The following coding sequences are from one Humulus lupulus chromosome X, drHumLupu1.1, whole genome shotgun sequence window:
- the LOC133806153 gene encoding uncharacterized protein LOC133806153 produces MQLNELDEFRNEAYENAKIYKECTKRWHDKNLSRKEFQPGQQVLLFNSRLKLFLGKLKSRWSGPYTVVTVFPYGSLELKNRNNETFKVNGQRVKPYFGGPIDQAKSIILLKPL; encoded by the coding sequence ATGCAATTGAATGAACTTGATGAGTTTaggaatgaagcctatgagaatgcTAAGATTTACAAGGAATGCACCAAGAGATGGCATGATAAGAACTTGTCTCGAAAAGAATTTCAACCCGGTCAGCAGGTATTATTGTTCAATTCACGGTTGAAACTTTTTCTAGGAAAATTGAAATCAAGATGGTCGGGTCCGTACACAGTAGTAACAGTGTTTCCTTATGGGTCGTTAGAGTTAAAAAATCGAAATAATGAAACATTCAAGGTGAACGGTCAACGAGTGAAGCCATATTTTGGTGGTCCTATTGATCAAGCCAAGTCCATTATTTTGttgaagcctctctga